Part of the Nicotiana sylvestris chromosome 5, ASM39365v2, whole genome shotgun sequence genome is shown below.
TTCTTATATCACTGTTTATAAACCATTTTCTGGGGAATTTCAGGTTGAGGTGCCTGGCGGAAGAGGAAAACCATCCACCATCGTTGATAAGGATGAAGGTCTAGGAAAGGTGAGTACATATACTGCAAGCAAAACTAAAATACCATTGATGCCTTGGTTCCTTTACATCATTCCTTGAGGTGCACCAATGAATTTACTGATTCAAGGACCTAATCCGTGGATGAGGAGAGAAATAGGAATCCATGAGAAGAGTTATTTCCTAAAAAGTAAAAATTTGTTTCAGGGCAATCATCTTTTTAACATATAGAAGGGAATGAAGAAATTTATGAATGCAGTATCTGCCTTTCAAATGCCAGAAGGATCAAAGAGATGAATTTACTTTTTTAGTAGCTAAAACAGGTTAAACATATATGAATTTACTTTTCAAGGCCTATAATATCCTGACTTTGTCTTTAAAGCTATGAGCTTTTATATTGCacatattttttgttttattgccAGTTTGATGGTGCAAAATTGAGGAAACTCCGaccaagtttcaaggaaaaagaCGGTACAGTAACTGCTGGTAACGCTTCTAGCATAAGGTTTGTTGACTTTCATGCACCATCTTATATTCTTTCAAATCTGCTGTTTATAGATCAAGAACTGTTTGTTGAACTAATAAATAAATGCATTTCATCCTTTTCTCTTATTGATTAACTACTCTGAAATTTACTTGCACCAGCCACCATGTCCTGCTATCAGAATGTAATGATCCCGAAAAAATAGGCTGGAAATGGATTTTCCACAATTTTTGCAAAAATATTATATCTGCTACAATTTTAGTTCCTCAAACAAAGTGAACTTTTTCTTTCCATCCCTAGGGTCGAGCTAGTTGTGGGTTTATGTCATCCTCTACCCTCCCTTTGGAACACAGTTCTTAACATGACATCTGAGTAAATGGGTGAAACGTGATAATAATTGGCTCCTTCCCACTTTTCCCTGTGGAATGTGCCATAACAATATTTAGCAATTTGATTTCTTAAAGAAATTCTTTGTTCAATTCGCTAATCTAATTAGAAATAATTGGTTTTGCAATTCTTTTAACTAATTCGCTAGTGAAACTTTTAACCTTTGCAGTGATGGTGCTGCCGCACTGGTCTTAGTAAGTGGAGAGAAGGCTGTAGAACTTGGACTAGACGTGATTGCAAAGATCAGAGGATATGCAGATGCTGCTCAGGTACTTTTCCTCTATGAATTTGAAAACAGAATAAAGAGGACAGCCATTTATGTATCTGGAAAAATTACCTGATAGAAATTCTTATTTCCTCTTAGGTATGGTCTGTCAATTGTTACATTTTTGAAGCTCAAATTGAATTAACCTGCAGGAACCTGAACTATTTACAATTTCACCTGCTAAAGCAATTCCGAAATCTATCAAAAGTGCTGGCTTAGAGGCTTCTCAAATTTATTACTACGAAATTAATGAAGCTTTTGCAGTACGCATTCTTACCTAGTATTTTTCGGTGAGCTTGTTTTCAATTGTGTGAATACTTCCTTAACAGACACTGCTTGAAGGTAGTAGCCCTTGCAAACCAAAAGCTGCTTGGTCTTAATCCGGTGAGTTTTCTCTTTTCCCTCCCCTCCATCTCGAGCTTCTAAATTTGTGAATCTCTTTAACTTGGAGAAAATCAGACTGGATAGGCTCTTCTTTTGAGAAACTATTTGGATTATCCTTTTTACGAAAACAGATCAAGCATAGCTGACGTAAAATATTCTAATATTATTTGCTTGGCAGTACTTAATTTAGTGTATAAATAAAGCATTGTATGATCATTGTCCTGAAGTATTCTTTTGAATTGTTCTTTCAGGAAAAAGTTAATGTACATGGTGGAGCTGTATCTTTGGGGCATCCTCTTGGATGCAGTGGAGCTCGTATATTGGTTACACTTCTTGGGGTATGTGTTACTAGACTGAAACATCATTATAACTGAAGTAAAATTCTAACCTCAGGAACACTGGTCCCTTTCCTCCTCCCCTGATATTTTCTACTTCTTTTATATTGTGATCTGTAAATTAAATGATCTATGAACATGAATCTCTCGACTCACTCTTTTGGGTCTTAGTAATGCAGTTTGAGATCTATAGTTCATATCTTTGTTTCATGGTTCTTGAAAATTAATAAATGTTTATTTGCTCTGCTTTTCCAATGGGACGTTACAGGTATTGAGGCAGAAAAATGGTAAATACGGAGCTGCTGGTGTTTGCAATGGAGGAGGAGGTGCCTCGGCCCTTGTTGTAGAACTTATGTAATACTTTTCTTCAGTCCTTGGTAAGTCCAAAGAAAAGACATTCATCTGAATCAAGTCTTACCTACATGACACTGCATATCTTCCATTGTTCGGTTGGAATTTTTGGAATATATAAGATGTTTTTGATAGATTGGACATTAAAGCCAGAACAGAGTCAATGGGACAACTAATGTGTGAGAACTAGAAGAGTTTGTAAGGAAAGTAAGACTATCACTGAGATGACCAAGAGAGAGACATGTTAACCAGACTGTTCATGTTCTTCTGCTACTTCAATTAGAGTCTAATAAGCTTATGTTGCTGAACCATTAAATCTGCTCAAGGTTAACTACTTTATATTTCCAACTGCATAAAGCAGTAGCTTCAGAAGATGTTTGTTTAACAAGGGTACCTTCAAATTAACCACCTAGAATCAGCTAGCAATTTTCCCATTTCTCATCTCCACGAAAAACGAGTTTAGCGCAGATGCAAAAACTTAATGATTCTCTCTTTTCTGGCTTTAACACATGAATTGAGAGTTGCTGCTCACGTCAGTAGGTTTTGCCCAACGACAGCATTCTAAATGATGAAACTTTAATAGTTCAATGACTCAAATATAGACTTGGACTGCCAACAATGACAATAGTTATTGTGCAAATTAAAGTGATCATGTAACATTGTCATCTTTATTGTCTACTCCCTCATTCCGTATGGAGCTGTAGTAGGAGAAATAGAAGTTTGCTTACAATAGTTGCCTTATTTCAGTTGCTAATTCCATTGCAGGTTTGCATTGCGAGCTATTTACGAGAGATGAGCTTCAATGGATTTGATTGACTGGTTGGGTGCCTTCAAGTAGAGAAGATTATGCAATTTTCCCATGTTCTTGCAAACGATTGTACTCTTCACATATAAATGCAATAGTGTTTAATTTCTTACAGAATACTTCCATGCTTTTATAATAGATTTACATATTGTATCTGTTGACACATAAAAGCATAGAGTACAGTGGTGTTTCGTACTAAACTTAAAATCTCGAACCCGTCTCTTATTAGAACTGTCAAGGATGCAGACACTCAAATATCTGTCAATAACCAGGACAAGTCAGTTGAATTGTATAACAGGCTATCGGCTGGGAGGCTGTTGACTGAAGTTAGAGCAACAAGCTGATAAGTTAACTAGAGTTGGAAGCTAGACTGTAGTTAGAAGTAAGTTAGTTAGCACAGTTTTAGAAGGTAGTTATACTGTAGCTCTCTATAAATACACAGTACACTCATGTACATACATACAATTATTCATTTTCTTCTCAATAACATATTTAGTTTCTCATTCTTTGAGTGTTGCCTTCTCTTGCatgtcttcttcctcaagctcaacCTTCAGATTCATGGCTGCTAACACGATATCAGAGTCACCGGAGTTGATCGAAGGTAGTTTTCGAGCTAGTTCTTACTCTCGTTACCTCAATTTCACAATTTTGTGGTAAATTGTCCAACTGTAGCGTGAAACTGAAAAACTGGGGTTTGCTCTTAAGAAGCAGCTGAAAATGGCGATCGGAGAAGAAATGTTAGTTGAGACTTCATTTCCAGCAACTACGACCACCGGCACAACTGTGTTTCCATCAATTGACCACAATCACCCACTTTTCCTTCAAGCAACATACACTCCAGGTAGTACTCTGATTTCTCTTCAACTCACTGGTTCAGATAACCACGCTTTATGGAGTGGGTCTATGAGGATTGGTCTGCTAGGAAAGAGCAAGTTAGATTTTGTAGATGGTCGCTTTCTTAAGTCGAAATTTGAACCTGAGCTTCATGATCAATGGGAGAAGGTTAATGTTGTAGTTCAAATGCAGTTAGGCCAGGTTTACTTAGTAGTGTGGTCTATGCTCCTAATGCTCACAAGGTTTGGGAGGATTTAAAAGAGAGATTCGATAAAGTAAATAGATCTAGGGTCCTGTTCCTACATAGAGAGATTCATACCCTCACTCAAGATACTATGTTTTATTGCTGATTACTTCTCTAAATTGAGAGATCTCTGGGATGAATTTGACGCACTAATGCCCTGCCCTGGCTGTCCATGTCTTGAGTCCAAAAAATATGCCCGAACACTTTGAGTATCATAGGCTGCCTCAGTTTCTGATGGGATTGAATGAGTCCTACTCACAGTCAGATCATGATAATGTCTCCAAACCTATCATTAACAAAGCCTACTCTCTACTCAGACCACTCAAACTACTGAAGGCATAGAAGGATCTGCATTCTATAGTAATAAGGGTACAGTGAATGCAGGTGGAAACTTCAAGTTTAGGAAGAATCAGGTCCAGCATGAATACTGACATTATGAGGGTCACACAAAGGAGAATTGCTACAAACTTTATGGCTATCCATCAGACTTCAAAGGAAAGAAGAAGGGGCACAGTCCTGGTGTGTGTGCAAACAGTGTGAGTAGTCCAATATTTCCAATTGCAGCAGAAGCAGGTACTTATCAAGCCTCCAATTACACATCAACAAGTTGTGTTCCAACATGCTCATATGCCTCAGCTTACACAAACTACTCCTAACAATGCTCCTATTGTTCATTTCTTCACCAAAGAGCAGTACCAACAGATTCTTCAGATGTTGTCCAAAGGGAATGAAGAGGGGCTAGAATCATCTGCCAAGCTAGTTGTTGTAGGTACTCTAATCACTCTAATGTCCAATTATATCAAGCATAATTGGAATATAGATACAGGAGCCTCAAATCACATGACCTCAAACCTTGATGCTCTTACATCTTGTCAAGCAATTCCCAGCTCAAAGAGATGCACTATTCAATTACCTACTGGAAATGTAGTTTATGTATCATATAAAGGAACCTCCTCGGTACTTAGAAACAAAAGTATCTCTAATGTGCTATACATTCCAGACTTTAGATACAACTTGCTCTTAGTGTCTCAACTCACCAAAGAACTTCAATGCACGGTAGCATTCTTCCCTGAGTTCTGTATTTTTCAGGATTTCTATAGTGGTCAGGTGAAGGAGATTGGTAAGGAGGAGCATGGTTTGTACATACTTCAAGGAGGACCATCACAGTACTCTGCAACAACACCAGAAAATAAGTATGCTCACACATCCAACTTACTTGACTCTGAATTAGTATGGCATGGGAACTCATCACTGCCATGCACATGCTCCTATTGATGTAATAAAGAAGTTAGATGCTCTTAGTACCTTAAAGACAGGAACTCATCACTACCATGTATGCCTAGTTGTTAAACAGTCTAGATTGCCTTTTCCCTTAAGTACATCAGTGTCACAGTTTGCATTTGAATTAGTCCATTGTGATAGGGTTGTGCATATTCCGGTAAATACCGAATTACTGTACCGAAttgaaaattttggtatttggtattcGAGACTTtggtattaggtatggtatttggtttaagttttaaaaaaatggtattaggtatggtatttggtattttaaaatgaAATACTGAAATACTGATATTGTACCGAAATACATATTATATTATACAATGCACATATTATTAAttacataaatataaaaaatctaaaatgttgctttcctttattctctaagttcatcaattaactctaagTGAACAAGACATTTCTAATGATTAAATTTATTCCTTTATGTACAGTTTTCTCTACCTGGATTGATATTTGCTGGTTTTGGGCAAAACTTTTGTCAACAAATATTTTTAGTTTTGTacttttgagtactttaattaagaatattacaGTCTATGACTCTATGCACTAGTATTCAAATCGAATAAACCGAAGTTATcgaaccgaataaaccgaaaccaaaaggagaaaaaatgaaccataccgaatttaattaggtacggtaCTGGTATAGCATTTTAAGAAACCGAATAccaaaaataccgaaccgaaatgtcTAAATACCGTACCGTACCAACCGACGAACACCTCTATATTGTGATATCTGGGGGACATATAGAGTGCCATCTCATAGTGGTAAGAGGTACTTTGTCATAGTAGTTGATAACTATACCAAATACACTTGGATTTTTCTGCTCAACTTCAAATCAAAAGTTATAGTTGTACTAAGAGATTTTCTAACTTAAATAAAGAACACTTTTTCAGCTTCAATAAAAGTCCTAAGGATTGATAATGGTAGTGAGTTTTTCAGTCATGAGTTTAAAGAGTTGCTATctagttttggtatttttcattaAAGCACATGTGTCTACACCCCTCGATAAAATGGAATTGTTGAGAAGAAGCAAAGAACTATTTTAGACATGGCCAGGTCTCTCAGGGTCCAAGCTGTTGTTTCCCTAATGTTTTTGGGGTGAATGTGTCACCACTACAGTCTACCTCCTCAACAGGTAGCCTTCTAGAGTACTTGGATGCAAATCACCATTTGAGTTGCTTTATTTGCATTCCCCTTCACTACAACACTTAAAGGTCTTTGGTTGTTTGCGTTATGCAGTATGTCCTAGAATTCTTGACAAGTTCTCACCGAGAGCCATCCTTGCTATCTTCCTAGACAATTCTTCCTCACAAAAGGGTTGTGTTCTGTATGACTTGAACTCTAAGTCTCTATTTGTTAATAGACATATTGTTTTTCAGGAGGAAATCTTTCCTTTCAAGCATATGCTATCTCCTGGTAGCATTATCTTTCCTGTACTGGATCTACTCTCACCAACTAGTGCAGATCCCAGATTGTCTTCCACAGATACTTCTTCTGGTGCTGATGTCTATTCACAAGCGGCTGGTACTGCATTTGAGGGGGAGTCTCCTCTTTCTCATGTTGCTGCTCCTCACAACACAACAGACTATCCTACAAGTCCTACAGACCCTGCAAATGATCTCACAGATTCTACAGGAGTTGTTGATGCTGATGCTCAATCTGATCCTACAGAGGCTACTAATGCTGCAGAGCCTGTTGTAGTAGTGGATCCATCTAGTGTCTTGTCTGATCAAGTAAGAAGATCATCCAACAGTAAGCCTCCCTTATTGATGCAAGATTATGTGGTCAAGTCAAAGGCTAATAGGAGCTTTTATCCTATCTCAGCCTATATGAGTTATTCTCAAATTACTCCCTCATACAGTCAGGTCATGTTAGCTTATTCAACTTGTTCTGAGCCTCAGTCCTTCAGTGAAGCAGCTACTGATCCTCTATGAAGCTGGATATTGCTGCCTTGGAGGAAAACGAGACCTGGAGCATAGTTGATCTTCCCCCTACAAGACACCAATTGGGTGTAGACGAATCTTCAAAGTCAAGTACAAGACCTCAGGAGAGGTTGAAAGATACAAGGCCAGACTTGTAGCCAAAGGCTACAGTCAAAAGGAAGGGCTAGACTACAGTGAAACTTTCTCCCCAGCAGCCAAAATGGTTACAATTAGATCCATTGTGGCTCTTGCAGCCTCACAGCAGTGGATGGTTTACCGGTTGGATGTTCACAATACATTTCTTAATGGTGAATTGGTTGAAGAAGTGTACATGTATATTCCACAGGGGTTTTCCAGAGACTAAGAAGGTCTGCAAACTTCATAAATCTCTATATGGTCTTAAACAAGCACCAAGGTAGTGGAATATGAAGCTAACATGGGTACTTCTGCAGATGGGATTCAAACAAAGTCACTATGATTATTCATTGTTCATCGGAGGAACTGATAGTGACACGGTTATCATCCTTGTATATGTAAGGACCTATTGATCACAAGGAACAATGATAAGCTATTATGTGACACTAGAATAGAGTTGTAGAAGAAGTTCAAGATGAAGGATGTAGGAGAGTTGAAATTCTTTCTAGGAACTGAATTTGCTAGATCAAAGAAAGGAATTCTTATGTGTCAAAGAAAGTATGTACTGGAGTTGATATCTGAAGCAGACTTAGGTGGACAAGGCCTTCTGGTACACCATTagaattgtaagcacgtgatttttgccctatgaaagaattactcccaaaaaattcaaaataaaataattttcctttgtgtgcaatttttgttatttttgtggtatttttgtataattatttgtatttttatgagtgcatgtttatttgttttaattaataaaaatataaaatatatcacattttcatttagtatttaattaagtttgttttacaaaaaatgaaagtcacaaaaataggaatattttgcattgttagcatttaatgtcaaattatgcaattttattttaattggtgtttaattgtgtatgataatttttgttaggagtttaattagtatttttggagttaatttagttttaacaaaaataaaaaataaaaaaaaaaaagaaaagagggctacaaaacgttaatatttgaattgagtctaatatagctattttgactattttaccttatttcgtcgcaaaagaaaaattacaaaaaatatatatgtaaattttGGCTTacgtatttctcataaacttgaaaaaatacaaaaatagtaccttattttttatactttatataatttcgaaaattataaaatatgtagttttattaatgttttgtagtcattttaaacttaaaaaatatagaaatagtactttatatttttatcgttgtataatttcgaaaattaaaaaaaaagaattaacgttttgtagccattttaatcttgaaaaatacaaaaatagtactttatattttatctttatataaaaacgaaaatgacaaaaaatagttttatttatgctttgtagctattttaatcttgaaaaaatactataaaaaaaaaaagaagaaagaaagagttttgttttaaatagtcTTATTTGGtagtattttgcttacataggactaaatGAATAACATCGTGCTTTATTCTCGGGTCCgtgcaaagaataatatttgggtttaaaccatccgtttttaggcctaattttcggacctgaCCCATAATAATTcgaaccccaccgcgcatggaggacacatgtcttggacccctacacacgtggggtccatgtcCTTTGATACACGGACAAAGCATGGCATGGGGAAggggatttttaaaaaaaaaggaaagcaggctgaattttttattttttttttaaaagaagagaAGGGGACAACACGTGAAAGGGGGATTTTGAAAAgacaaaatatttttgaaaagggAAAAGGGGACAGAACGGGTGAGAAAGGGAGGggaaattttaaaagcaaaagaaagattttgaaaaggGGGGGAGCACGtgaaaaggagaggaaaaatttgtaaaaagcaaaaaaaagttTTGTTTAAAGGAGGAAGAGGACAGAACGTGAAAAATTGGAAAAGGAACGCGGGGgaaaaaatttctgaaaaattgaagaaggcactgttcaccttcttcttcattttgaaCGAAAGAAAAACCCAACTGCCACCTCAGTGCTGCAGCTGCTCCTTACCACCTCCAGCTGCGTCGTCGACCACCTCCACGGCCCAACACCCACCTGCCGCTGCTACTCCTCGACGCCACGACACCCTCGTCCCTCCATGCTAATCCGCCATAGTCCAAACGTCCAGCTGCTGCTTCGTCCTTTTTCaacgtccacaaaacagtccgttcaacctccaatagttcaactccgagctcgacttgggttcgttcaagttttaggattttctttcaagattatttagttcatttttatttattttctgttatggctttggttttaaatgttgttcctaatcttgtttttttttattattctatttttcggattattgattctttgtttaaagtgttattttgtaatcttgttttgctcattagttctccttcttcttcaagaccttttatttggtcaagatttttcttctgtttgtttgagtgtgcgttataagctacattcgatttgaacaacttcgtcgaatagttagtttatgactgctttgtttggacgaatacaacatgaatcacttcgttggtatgttttgatgcttgaatcattttgtgtgaatttgacttaaggattggttgtagctgtgtagtgatttggtgtagttgtaaatcagagaggtttaaaaACAGATTGCTAAGAGTGAGTGCaaggcaataataataggggattctcaggggtatttttttggtgttaaaagatttaaaaagtttagtgttagtagtctgccagttaatattcagtgtataattaaattaatgaattGTTTAATGGaaagggaattagtagtgcagaatacaccctgtctggtGTCTTTAAGGGTAGAAAATCAGAAAGTAAGCCtgagattaatgataaaagtgtatagatgcacatgggagggaatatacaggctgaaagtgaaaaactttgaataaataatgtttagttctagcctataaataggaGGAGTTGATATAGAGATAAGAACTGGAAAAAATTCAGAGAggaaaaattttcagaacttaaaagggagaaataagctaatttttcagaactaaaaatcagtctttgagagctaaaaactgaaagtgaggtccttttctttactactgaaatcagaactttgttactgcgTCTGTGGATTGCGTTTAGTATTACTGATTTTCAGTTAGGCCTTCCgggttttttttttccagtttggttctgaccattgttacactggttattgttggttttgttgctgttatttgctgtgggattctgttgctgtgttattgctgctgctgactcctccttcttttgttcttgtactgccatttccaggtacacagttgtacactctcggcttgaagcgaaatgaaatattaatcagactttgttcctgttgaattcctcctgtttagatttgtgtttgaatataattttcctttctttgtataaaaatgtagttgactgattaatgagtaacgaggttgcataacttcttcatctaataatgttagtttaaattaatcaaagaacaagtaatctgttttgatattattgtgcgtaaatctcatgttccagtgttattaaataatagaatatagaacggaagcaatctctctttgtacaaactcgattgcaattttccatttgcattagccgtaaactaataactaataagttcgactttttcagcatggtaattaattgagggatttccttttatttttagagacgaacttaatagaagaaatgtagtcactataggtttatccttttaaataaaacgagacgagcctcgccaaataaaacacacagattgcggggccctcacaaaaatatatgtgttaattacttagagttcgggagggccgtttagcgaatttcacggccttcccaaaataataatgcgatagtctctttaggcgcgtgtttaatagtttactttcttaagcttgggtgtgcatttcatgcgacccaaatccaaatcccaaaacatcaaataaaatgtgttccggattgtgggtgcatttcatgtgacgcagtccaaagacgtgttttaagcgatgttcacattcttttaaaaataataataataaagtggtaaaaagttaaaattggcacatcggttcataattgtattaaaatcagataaataagccgaatatgacagttgagcgaccgtgctagaaccacggaactcgggaattcctaacaccttctcccgggttaacagaattccttatccggatttctggtacgcagactgtaatatggagtcattctttttctcgattcgggattaaaattggtgacttaggacaccctaaatctcccaagtagcgactctgaaataaataaataaatcctgtttcgattgtcctttaattggaaaaaactccttgtacccccgcgggggcggaaaaaggaggtgtgacagctctggcgactctgctggggattctgacccagaaccaccggttcagggttagaaattcgagcttagataaattgttatatttggttttatctgatttttacatgtttgagcctaatgtgctaaatgatgcttttactgctttgatattatttgaactgtatataaactgtgccgaaacccttctcttcttacctccggggagaaacTCGCTGGTCGatactccctattctgttagtgtcactacctgaaataagaaagaggccggataagttacaaagccggacgaccccgcgggtccccggtacgtagccccctcctcgactcgagttgtccgctcgggtacacagtctagaacaaataccgaggttatgaacctagaataactcagcttcatgccggatccctaggatgaacgtttgtttgcatcacgtgcatttgactttggagactcaacacaggggttgggtctgtctaggacaggtgtaccaaaaaatgaaaatgaccatcctgatgcatcttacttgctactacttgcgcttttatttgattcagacttgtgtgttgactgacttgtgaatatcaggaataatattttgaaattgaaaaaaaaaaaagaaacagcggttagggaattgattgtttatttttgaaaaaaaaccaatacccaaatactgtcaaaactctgccgagattttgagaaaatgagaaaaaaaaatatcttattagtttgttttattaaaagcaaaggaaaaatagaaaaaaaatcatcattgttctgtcttgttttttttcaaaaaaaaaatagaaaagaaaatagtttgttttgccatgaaaatgaaaatgaaaaagagtcttgtttttaaaaatattttatttttatttttattttgtttgtctatgaaaatgccaaaaataaaaataaaaaaaagtcgtgcgttgaaagtggttttatatatatatacatacatacatacatacatacatatatatatatatatatatatatatatatatatatatatatatctttatttgttgcaaagagtatttgtcatgccaagaaaattcaaagtaaaattccaaaaaagatatgccttgcaaaatatatataaatattttttgttgataaaaaaaaaaccgaaaatattttgattcttctttcaaaattgaaaaggaaattcaaaattcaaatattttcttagaagcatttcttttattaaaggtaaaattccaaaaaaatattttcttttttctttagaataagaaaaaaaaacaaatgaaaattcagacaaaaaaaatatatatatatatcttccttttacttttgaaattctcaaaattcaaatcaaaagaaaaggaagtc
Proteins encoded:
- the LOC104214082 gene encoding acetyl-CoA acetyltransferase 2 isoform X2 — translated: MFVLLVLPVLQWGASLALFHHYQQLNLDQLPSLRANVDPSLVEEVFFGNVLSANLGQAPARQAALSAGIPNSVICTTVNKVCASGMKATMLAAQSVQLGINDVVVAGGMENMSNVPKYIAEARKGSRLGHDSLVDGMLKDGLTDVYNDCGMGVCAEICAENHKITREDQDNYAVQSFERGIAAQEAGAFTWEIVLVEVPGGRGKPSTIVDKDEGLGKFDGAKLRKLRPSFKEKDGTVTAGNASSISDGAAALVLVSGEKAVELGLDVIAKIRGYADAAQEPELFTISPAKAIPKSIKSAGLEASQIYYYEINEAFAVVALANQKLLGLNPEKVNVHGGAVSLGHPLGCSGARILVTLLGVLRQKNGKYGAAGVCNGGGGASALVVELM